A genomic stretch from candidate division KSB1 bacterium includes:
- a CDS encoding L-lactate dehydrogenase, protein MAKVAVIGAGDVGATVAYTLQMAGVATELVLVDIDRDKARGEALDMSHGVFFTGPMKIVAGDMEDVRGAAVVIVTAGARQRPGETRMQLVQRNADICTALAKEIGALCPEAVVVVTTNPVDVMTMLVQEHAGLPIPQVVGSGTVLDSARFRFTLSQHCEVDPRNVHAYVIGEHGDSEVFLWSSVNIAGVPLHAFCRGCARACTPGFRDSVEMTVRNSAYHIIEAKGYTSYGVSQAVLRIVQAIIRDEHSLLTVSTRLTGEYGLREVCLSVPCVVGRKGVLRLVETELTAREHEALLRSAELIRANVPGRR, encoded by the coding sequence GTGGCTAAGGTGGCAGTCATAGGTGCGGGTGACGTGGGCGCGACTGTGGCCTACACGCTCCAAATGGCGGGCGTGGCAACCGAGTTGGTGCTCGTTGACATCGACCGGGACAAGGCACGTGGCGAGGCGCTTGACATGAGCCACGGAGTCTTTTTTACCGGACCGATGAAGATAGTGGCTGGCGACATGGAAGACGTGCGCGGGGCCGCCGTGGTGATCGTGACCGCAGGCGCAAGGCAAAGGCCGGGCGAAACCAGGATGCAGCTCGTGCAGCGGAACGCGGACATCTGCACGGCCCTGGCCAAGGAAATCGGTGCCCTTTGCCCGGAGGCGGTGGTTGTGGTTACCACCAATCCGGTTGACGTCATGACCATGCTGGTACAGGAACATGCCGGGCTGCCCATACCCCAGGTTGTGGGCTCGGGCACGGTTCTCGATTCGGCGCGCTTTCGCTTCACCCTGAGCCAACATTGTGAGGTTGACCCACGGAATGTTCATGCCTATGTGATCGGCGAACACGGCGACAGCGAGGTGTTCCTGTGGAGTTCGGTCAACATTGCAGGCGTGCCCTTACACGCCTTTTGCAGAGGCTGTGCGCGCGCGTGTACGCCCGGTTTCCGTGACTCCGTCGAGATGACGGTGCGCAATTCCGCCTATCACATCATCGAGGCTAAAGGCTACACCAGCTATGGTGTGAGCCAGGCCGTGCTTCGCATCGTGCAGGCCATCATCCGCGACGAGCACAGCCTCCTCACCGTTTCTACTCGCTTGACTGGAGAGTACGGTCTGCGGGAGGTGTGCCTTAGCGTTCCGTGCGTGGTGGGCCGAAAGGGGGTGCTGCGCTTGGTGGAGACAGAGCTGACCGCCCGGGAGCATGAGGCCTTGCTCCGTTCTGCCGAGCTCATCCGTGCGAATGTGCCCGGAAGGCGATAG